TGAAAGGGAAAACTTAGGCATCGATGCAGAACTTAAAAGCGATGTGGCGAATCTAACAGACCTAATTTTACCCATCATAGAAAGCGATTTGAAGATAAAAATAATGCGAGACCCAACACGCGGCGGTCTTGCCATGTGTTTAAACGAGTTATGCTATAGCAAAAACTTCGGGTTTGAGATAGAAGAGAGCTCAATACCTGTAAGGGAAGAAGTTAAAGTAATTTCTGAAATTCTGGGCATAGAGCCATATTACTCTGCAAATGAAGGCAAGATGGTGATAGTGGTTGACAAAGATGATGCAGAAGAGACACTTAGCATGTTAAGAAACAATCCGAAAGGCAAAAATGCAGCCATTATAGGAGAAGTAAAAAGCGAGCTTGAAGGCAAGGTTGTTCTAAAAACTGCATTTGGGTCAAAAAGAATTTTAAGAATGCCCATCTCTGATAAAATGCCACGAATCTGTTAAGGAGGTAAACCATGGAGACACTTACAGCATCTGAAGCAAAGTCTAAAATACAAAAGCTAATAGATGAAGTCGCAGAATCACATAGACCAATAACCATAAAAGGTAAAAAAAATAGTGTTGTTATGCTTTCGGAAGAAGACTGGAGAGCTATAGAAGAAACACTTTATCTACTTAATATACCCGGTATGAGAGAATCGATAAAAGAAGGGTTAGAAACTCCATTGGAAGAATGCTCAAAGGATATAGAATGGTGAATTGGGAAACCTATTACACTAAACAAGCTCTAAAAGATGCTAAAAAGATTTCCAATGCTGGTTTAAAACCTAAAGTGGAAAAATTGTTAAATATACTAAGAAAAGACCCTTTTCAAAATCCGCCACCTTTCGAAAAATTAGTTGGGGATTTGTCAGGAGCCTATTCAAGGAGAATAAATATACAACACAGACTTGTCTATCAAATAATAAAAGAAAAAAGAGCCGTAAAAATAATAAGGATGTGGACACACTACGATTAGGAGGTAAACAATGAAATCCTACAGAAAAGAACTCTGGTTCAATACGAAAAACAGGGTTGAATTCATAAACATAACGCCAGAAGTTGAAAAAGCCGTAAAAGAGAGCGGCATAAAAGAAGGATTATGTCTTGTCAACGCTATGCACATCACAGCTTCAGTATTTATAAACGATGATGAAAAGGGCTTGCATCAAGATTACAAAGAGTGGCTTGAAAAATTGGCTCCACACAACCCATCACTTTACAAACACAATTTAACGGGCGAAGACAACGGTGATGCCCATCTAAAAAGACAGGTGATGGGCAGAGAAGTCGTTGTCGCAATAACGGATGGCAAGCTCGACTTTGGACCGTGGGAACAGATATTTTACGGAGAGTTCGACGGTCAAAGACCCAAAAGAGTCCTAATAAAAATCATTGGCGAATAAAGTCCTTCACATATTCAATCCACTCATCAAAACCAACGCCGGTTTTTGCACTCAGCTCGAACACTTCTGCTTTAGGTTTTACTTCCCTTATCTCTTTTAACACCTTATCTCTATCAAAATCCAAAACACCGTATAGGTCTATCTTGTTTATTAAAATCACATCTGCCACATTAAACATAACAGGGTATTTTTTTACCTTATCATCGCCTTCTGGAACACTTAATATAACAACATTTCTATCAGCACCAACATCAAATGTGGCAGGGCAGACGAGATTTCCCACATTTTCAATAATCAACAAATCGCAATCAAGCGAAACCTTATTTAGAGCCTTCAAAACCATATCTGCATCCAAATGGCAAGCACCCGATGTGTTAATCTGCACAACATCAACACCCAATCTTTTTACCCTTTCTGCATCCCTATCTGTATCAAGGTCGCCATCAATAAACGATACTCTGACTTCGTCCTTCAATGCTTCGATTGTCTTTTCTATTATGGTTGTCTTACCAGCACCAGGAGATGACATAAAATTTAAAGAAAAAATGCCTTTGTTTTTCAAAATTTCCCTTATCCTCTGGGCTGATTCTGTATTCCTTTCAAGTATCTTTTTCTCAACAATTACCCTTTTCATCTCTATTCACCTTCTATTTCAATAATTTCCATTTCTTTTCCTTCAATTATCTCAAGTGGCATAGAGCAATCAGGACATACAAGCACAATATCCGTTAGCTCTTCAAAGTAAAAATCCTTATCACAGACAAAACAGTGTGCTTTTATGTCGTTTTCAACAACTTCAAACTTGGCATCTTCTATTATACTCTCTTCATTCCTTAAGGCATCAAGCGCAAAAAGCAGTGCGTCAATCATGACACCGCTCATCTTTCCAATCTTCAAAGCAACCTTTGTTATCTTGTTTAGTTTGTTCTCTTTAGCTGTATCCTTTAATATATCAACTATACTTTCAGCTATTGCTCCTTCGTGCATAATTTCCACCAAGTTTTACTATCTCTTCAAGCACAAGCTTAGCGACAGGTTCTATCTTACTTTCAAGCAAAGGTGTAAGCTCCATGCTTAACTCATTTGGCGTAATGGCAAGCGGAACAATCCCTATGACAACGGCATCCTTTTCTTCTCCCATTAAAGCAACATGATGCAAAACATCACCAAGACCTATCTCATGAATTGATGAGACAAATGTCAAGTTGGGCGGAACTTCACTTAAGGGAAATTTATAGACACTGCCTGGTTTATCATCAACCTTAATCGCATCAACAAAAATCAAATGCTCATAATTTAGAAAATACTCAATCAATTGAAAACCAATCGTGCCACCATCTATAATATCGACACCTTGAAATATGTAATTTTTTTGAAGAAAACGGATTAGGTGAACCCCAAAGCCTTCATCGGCAAGCAGAAGGTTCCCTAACCCGACAACAGCAATTCTATTCATTCTTCTCTTCGCACTTATAACCCGTAAACATGGAAGAGAGCGAGCCGTTCTTCTCGCCTATATCGTGTGCGATAACCATATAAACATGCGCAATAACAAATACGATAAAGAACCATGTGATTAGATGGTGGGCAATTCTTACATTGGGATAACCACCAAATAGCTGGACAACAGGAAAGAGAAGTTTCTGAACGAAAGCAACGCCTCTTATTGAGTTGTCATTCATTGTATAAAGTATGATGCCAGTAATTATCTGGAGAATAGAAAAGAGTATAAAAGCAAAATAGGCGAGTGATTGAACAGGGTTGTATTTATCGCTTTTTAAACCTTCAACACCGTAAGGCTTGAAAGTAAGGTAATTCTTAAGCGTCAAAAACCAACCTTTAACATCCAACCACCCAAAGAGAAAATACTTCCAATCTGCATCGTGGCGTGAGAAAAATGCATAATAAAGCCTTAATATGATGGCGAATATAAACACATAAGCTGCAATAAAATGAATTAGTCTAACATTCGCCATTGAGAATATCTTGTAAGCTTCCTTTGTTCCCGGCGTATGAACAAACCAGAAAGGGCTGGCTATATAAAAGCCGGTAAATGTAAGGACGGCTATAGCTATAAATGTAATCCAATGAAGAAACCTTATGCCTATAGTCCACTCATATTTTTTCTTCAGACACTTCATTTTTAGACCTCTACTTTAAACTTTTTAACCTTGCCAGTATTAACATCCGTTATGTGAACTGCACAGGCAAGGCATGGGTCAAATGAGTGAATCGTCCTTAGAATTTCGAGTGGCTCTTCTGTGTCTGGCACAGGAAGATTTATCAGGCTCTCTTCGTATGCTCCACGCTGACCCTTCTCATCCCTTGGTGATGCATTCCAAGTCGATGGAACAACAACCTGATAGTGAACAACCTTTTTACCTTTTATTCTTACAAAGTGGGCAAGTGAGCCTCTTGGTGCTTCGTAGAGTGCAACTGCTGTATTAGTCTCTTCTTCAGGATACTCAAAGCGTGTCCATGTTCTCTCATCGCCCTGCTTTAGGTTTGCTACAAGGTCATCGACCCATCTGTGAGCACCATACCAGATATATGCAGTCTCAAGTGCCCTTGCTGCTGTCCTTCCAACGGTTGAGAACATCTGTTTTACATCGGCATTATGTTTATCTAAAAAGGCGTCCAGCATCTCTCTCATATTGTTATGCTTCAATGCATATCCTACAAGAATTCTGGAAAGTGGTCCTACTTCCATCATTTTGCCTTTATATCTTGGAGCCTTGACCCAGCTATATTTGCCTTCTTTTTTTATCGTTCCATCGGGATTTAGGCCAGTGTATTCTGGGATTGTATGCTCTTCTCCTGGATAAACACCTTTGTCAGGGCCTTTGTACCAAGAATGAGCAACGCTTTCAGTTATAAACTTCTCATCCACTTTTTCCACTTTTGTAAGGTCTCTATCATAAATTACGCCCTGCGGAAGATACCTATACTCTGCTTCCCAATCGTTCGTCTCTGGAAAACCACCATAACTTAAGAAGTTATAAGAGCCGCAGCCCCACCCTTCGACAAACTCATCTTTATAGAAATGAGCTATCAAATCTATATCGGCAAGATAGGCATGCTGAATAAAATCACC
This genomic stretch from Hippea alviniae EP5-r harbors:
- the hypB gene encoding hydrogenase nickel incorporation protein HypB, whose product is MKRVIVEKKILERNTESAQRIREILKNKGIFSLNFMSSPGAGKTTIIEKTIEALKDEVRVSFIDGDLDTDRDAERVKRLGVDVVQINTSGACHLDADMVLKALNKVSLDCDLLIIENVGNLVCPATFDVGADRNVVILSVPEGDDKVKKYPVMFNVADVILINKIDLYGVLDFDRDKVLKEIREVKPKAEVFELSAKTGVGFDEWIEYVKDFIRQ
- a CDS encoding Txe/YoeB family addiction module toxin, whose product is MVNWETYYTKQALKDAKKISNAGLKPKVEKLLNILRKDPFQNPPPFEKLVGDLSGAYSRRINIQHRLVYQIIKEKRAVKIIRMWTHYD
- a CDS encoding secondary thiamine-phosphate synthase enzyme YjbQ codes for the protein MKSYRKELWFNTKNRVEFINITPEVEKAVKESGIKEGLCLVNAMHITASVFINDDEKGLHQDYKEWLEKLAPHNPSLYKHNLTGEDNGDAHLKRQVMGREVVVAITDGKLDFGPWEQIFYGEFDGQRPKRVLIKIIGE
- a CDS encoding HyaD/HybD family hydrogenase maturation endopeptidase, with the protein product MNRIAVVGLGNLLLADEGFGVHLIRFLQKNYIFQGVDIIDGGTIGFQLIEYFLNYEHLIFVDAIKVDDKPGSVYKFPLSEVPPNLTFVSSIHEIGLGDVLHHVALMGEEKDAVVIGIVPLAITPNELSMELTPLLESKIEPVAKLVLEEIVKLGGNYARRSNS
- a CDS encoding type II toxin-antitoxin system Phd/YefM family antitoxin — encoded protein: METLTASEAKSKIQKLIDEVAESHRPITIKGKKNSVVMLSEEDWRAIEETLYLLNIPGMRESIKEGLETPLEECSKDIEW
- a CDS encoding nickel-dependent hydrogenase large subunit, whose product is MAEKKHVVIDPITRIEGHLRIEIDVKDGKVENAWSSGTLWRGIEPILQGRDIRDAGLLAQRICGVCTWAHYEANTMSAEVALGIRPPTNARLIRNMINASQFMHDHIVHFYALHSLDWADIGAALKADPVKANELAHQFSKAPYNASVEHYQAVLEKLKKFVASGQLGPFSGAYMGNPLYKLPPEGSLIVISHYLDALYVQVILAQMMAIYGAKNPHPQSLVVGGITSVMDMLDATRLGEYTSKLEQVGDFIQHAYLADIDLIAHFYKDEFVEGWGCGSYNFLSYGGFPETNDWEAEYRYLPQGVIYDRDLTKVEKVDEKFITESVAHSWYKGPDKGVYPGEEHTIPEYTGLNPDGTIKKEGKYSWVKAPRYKGKMMEVGPLSRILVGYALKHNNMREMLDAFLDKHNADVKQMFSTVGRTAARALETAYIWYGAHRWVDDLVANLKQGDERTWTRFEYPEEETNTAVALYEAPRGSLAHFVRIKGKKVVHYQVVVPSTWNASPRDEKGQRGAYEESLINLPVPDTEEPLEILRTIHSFDPCLACAVHITDVNTGKVKKFKVEV
- the cybH gene encoding Ni/Fe-hydrogenase, b-type cytochrome subunit, coding for MKCLKKKYEWTIGIRFLHWITFIAIAVLTFTGFYIASPFWFVHTPGTKEAYKIFSMANVRLIHFIAAYVFIFAIILRLYYAFFSRHDADWKYFLFGWLDVKGWFLTLKNYLTFKPYGVEGLKSDKYNPVQSLAYFAFILFSILQIITGIILYTMNDNSIRGVAFVQKLLFPVVQLFGGYPNVRIAHHLITWFFIVFVIAHVYMVIAHDIGEKNGSLSSMFTGYKCEEKNE
- a CDS encoding hydrogenase maturation nickel metallochaperone HypA, with the protein product MHEGAIAESIVDILKDTAKENKLNKITKVALKIGKMSGVMIDALLFALDALRNEESIIEDAKFEVVENDIKAHCFVCDKDFYFEELTDIVLVCPDCSMPLEIIEGKEMEIIEIEGE